The Heteronotia binoei isolate CCM8104 ecotype False Entrance Well chromosome 11, APGP_CSIRO_Hbin_v1, whole genome shotgun sequence genome includes the window AGCAGAAGACAGCTTCAGTGAGAAGGCGGCTTCCTGCCTTCACTGTTAACCCAGCCAGCCATTCGAATGCCTTGTGCTGCTGTCCTGCGTGCCACTCAGCAGAAATGTCAGCCTTCCATTTGCTCTTTTGTTCGGTCTGACCCAGACCAAACCCCCTTAGTTTCCAGTCCTGCTGTTCAGGTTCAGCAAAGTTTGACATGTGAAGCAGTTACCTGATGGAAGGTCTGCTTCCCAGAACCAGACATAAGCAAACTTCACCCTAACTTGCCAGACAGCCAAGATCTTCCCAGAAGTGCTGCTGGATCCTGCAAGTCAGGTGTGCTGCGCCTCCTTTCAGTCAACTTGCAGAGCAGCAAAACATAGTTGCAGAACACTCAGCTTGGAATTAATAAGCTcagcattggtccatcaagggcagtcttgcctactcagactggcagccgctctccagggtctcaggcagagaagggtctttccAATCACTACaccttggtccttttagctggagatgctgctgggggttgaaccggggaccttctgcatgccaagcagaggctctgccactgagcctcaGTGTCCTATCTGCAGCGGACTTCTTCTTGTAAAGGATTGATCTGACACAAAGCCCAAAATGGAGCTGTCCAAACAGGTTTCTCCTGCACCTGCTGCGTGACAGAACCAGTGGCTGGTTAGTGGAGGAGGAAAACACGCCCCAAGGCCCACCTCCTGTCTTCCAAGACAGTGCCCAGTGCTGGAAATGAGTGCTCTGGAACTGCCATAGCTACTGCAAGACCAGTCAGAGAAGCGATGGGAGCAGTCCCTCTTTGGCTTCCTGGAGACACCCAGAGGCCTGGTCTCAGTGGGTCAGTGTGTGTCTAGACTCCCTGGAAAGGTATTAGGAATGGATTTTGAAAAGTTACCTGCTGAGTAAAAATCTCAAAACTACAAGGGTTCAAGTCTGAGTGGCTCAGAAGACTGGCCTTGCCCTGCCTTCAGGTGCCCTTCTGGCTccggcctctgtgtgtgtgttccctgACCTCCTGGTCTCTAAGCAACCCCATCTCAGCAGAAGAGTCTCCCAGGACAGAATGTAAAGGGTCTGTTTTCCTTTTCTCCCTAGAAAGAAGGCAGGATGTGGGATTCGCAAGGACAGGATTGCGGCGCTGTTGGTTTTGGACTTGCATGTGCACCAGCATCAACCGCGCTCTTCCTAAAACCGCCGCTTCCATCACCTGCAGTCCTGACTGATTGTCTTCTCTCCCAGAtgggggcagcggggggggggggggttagtaatTTTTAAGACTCCCCTGAGGCTTCCGAACCAACACAAAACCCTACAGCTGGAAATGAGTTCTGTCTCTTGGCTGCTGGCTTCTAAGCAGACCAAGGATGGAGCCaccggctcccccctcccccagacctTCCCTCTGACCGCCTGCTTGAGTCTTCTCCTCCCTTTCTCCAGCTGGGTGGCCTTTGAACAGTCCAACTTGCGTGGCGAGATGTTCATCTTGGAGAAGGGCGAGTTCCCACGATGGGACACCTGGTCCAGCAGCTCCCGCAGCGACCGCTTGCGCTCCCTGCGGCCTGTTAGAATGGTGAGCCTGCAGCAGTGGCCTCTCGGCCCTTTTCAGCAGCCAGGGCTttccccagggaagctgccaTTCGAGCCCCAGCACAGGGCTGCACTCCGTAGAGGACACAGTTCAGCGCTGGGGCTCCTGCTTCTCCACAGGGAGACTTTGCATcagtcccccccccacaagatcCACCTCTCCCATCCCATGAAAACATCTCTGGCGCTTCTCAGCCCGAGCCCCAGGAGAATGGATTattgtcagccaccctgagtccaccaTGGAGAGAGTGAGTTAGAAATTGAAAGCAATAAGTAATAAATAATGCCCAGGGGAGCAGACTTGCCACAAGATCCCAGAAGGCCCGTTCTGAGGGCAGCCTCTGTTGCCAGGCAGGGCAGTCCTTGCGGGGCACACACCCACGTCTGCCCTTGCCTGTCTCTGTCTGTTCCTCCAGCATGAAGCCCAGGAGCACAAGATCATCCTCTTTGAGACGGCCAACTTTAAAGGCaacaaaatggaaattgaagacaAGGACGCGCCGAGTCTTTGGGTGCATGGCTTCTGTGGCCACATTGGAAGTGTGAAGGTGCCCAGTGGAACGTAAGCCTAGGCCTAAAGTCCGGTCTCTTTCCTTCCAGCCAACCCAGGCGGCAGAGAGGTCAGCTGGGCAAGTCTGCCGCCCACTCCGCCCCATGCAGCAGCGAGGGCTCCCTGCTCTTccttggaggagggggggtgtcTGTTTTCATTCCATAAGACCTTGAAGACCAAGGGCAGACCAGGCTGTGGGTTCAGGCAGGCTCTCTTGTGCCACATTTGGCCAATCTCACATGGATGTCTTCTTTGCTACCTCTGCAGGTGGGTGGGCTACCAGTACCCTGGCTACCGAGGCTACCAATACCTCTTGGAGCGAGGAGACTTTGGGCACTGGAACGAGTGGCTGGCCTTCCAGCCCCAAATGCAGGCCATCCGTCGCATCCGGGACACGTGCTGGGAACACAAAGATCACGATCTCCCTCCGGAGACCCCTCTCAGCTGAGCGCACACCTCCTCTGGTTCATCAAGCACCTGCAAGGGGAGCGCAAGCACATCCCCCGACCCACAGATCGCGGGACCATCACAGCGGCCTCCTGGTGCTCCCTCTGGGCTCCTCAGCATGAGCCCTCCCCTTCCTGTAGTTTTGCGATCTGCAGCTTCTGTTCTCCCCCCGTGGGATTTAATTCTGATGTTATTAATTGAAAGACTAGGTGAGGGGTGCTAGGGGGGGCAGCTGATTCTTGGATGTGGGAATGACCAACAAAATGCACAAACCACTATTCTACCCCCAACCGCTTCTGATAGGTCCATTAAGGCAACAAAACATAGCAGGAGAAGATCTTGTATGGCTAGCAGCTATGATAACTGAATGGAACATCCATGAGCAGAGACAGTCAACCATCGAACaccagaggcaggaggcaacatccAGGGAAGGCCACAGCCTCCACACaatgttcttggccctccagaggaactggtcggccagtgagtgtgacaggaggctggactagatgggccccccctggtctgatccaacagggctcttctgatgttcttctcaggggaaggcctcggcctctctgctctgttgttggccctccagaggaactggatggccactgagtgagacaggaggctaaactggatggaccctccctggtctggcccagcagggccctcctgaggttcttctcaagggaaggcctcggcctctctgccctgttcttggccctccagaggaactgggtggccactgagtgagaaaggaggctggacagggtggatcctccctggtctgatccagcagggctcttctgaagcacttctcaggggaaggccttggactctctgccctgcagttggcccttcagaggagctggctggccactgagtgagacagaaggctggactggatggaccctccctggtctgacccagcagggctcttctgatgttcttctcaggggaaggcctcggcctctctgccctgcagttggcccttcagaggagctggctggccactgagtgagacagaaggctggattagatggaccctccctggtctgacccagcagggctcttctgatgctcttcacaggggaaggcctcggcctctctgccctgttgctggccctccagaggaactggttggccactgagtgagacaggaggctgggctagatggaccctccctggtctgatccagcagggctcttctgaggttcttctcaggggaaggccgaGGCCTCCctgccgttgttggccctccagaggaactggctggccactgaatgagacaggaggctggactatatggaccctccctggtctgatccagcagggctcgtctgaggttcttctcagggtaaggcctcggcctctctgccctgttgttggccctccagaggaactggctggccactgtgtgaggaaaaagaggctggagtagatggatcctcactagtctgacccagcagggctcttctgatgttcttctcaggggaaggcctcggcctctctgccccgttgttgtccctccagaggaactggttggccactgtgagacaggaggctggactagatggaccctccctggtctgatccggcagggctgttctgatgctcttctcaggggaaggcctcggcctctctgccctgttgctggccctccagaggaactggttggtcactgagtgagacaggaggctgggctagatggaccctccctggtctgatccagcagggctcttctgaggttcttctcaggggaaggcctcggcctctctgccctgttgttggccctccagaggaactggttggccactgtgtgagacaggaggctggactagatggaccctccctggtctgatccagcagggctcttctgaggttctcctcaggggaaggcctcagcctctctgccctgttgttggccctccagaggaacaggttggccactgtgtgagacaggaggctggactagatggaccctccctggtctgatccggcagggctcttctgatgctcttctcaggggaagacctcagcctccctgccctgttgtgggccctccagaggcactggctggccactgtgtgagacaaaagcctggactagatggaccctccctggtctgacccagcagggctctcctgatgttcttctcaggggaaggcctcggtctctctgccctgttgttggccctccagaggaactggttggccactgtttgagacaggaggctggactagatggaccctccctggtctgatccagcagggctattctgaggttctcctcaggggaaggcctcagcttccctgccctgttgtgggccctccagaggcactggctggccactgtgtgagacaaaagcctggactagatggaccctccctggtctgacccagcagggctctcctgatgttcttctcaggggaaggccttgacctctctgccctgttgtgggccctccagaggcactggctggccactgtgtgagacaaaagcctgg containing:
- the LOC132579663 gene encoding beta-crystallin B1-like; translated protein: MSQHFYCAHWGLPGTSPTYKGQQQDSLNPAGADPSMTKETQKSSPTHTAISGLSRTLCLAWKPKNWPAQQGPSERMAEGSIPPAAANGQAEESSRETFRVLVFDQESFQGQQKEFTRECLNLGDHGFEQVRSIIVASGPWVAFEQSNLRGEMFILEKGEFPRWDTWSSSSRSDRLRSLRPVRMHEAQEHKIILFETANFKGNKMEIEDKDAPSLWVHGFCGHIGSVKVPSGTWVGYQYPGYRGYQYLLERGDFGHWNEWLAFQPQMQAIRRIRDTCWEHKDHDLPPETPLS